A single region of the Raphanus sativus cultivar WK10039 chromosome 1, ASM80110v3, whole genome shotgun sequence genome encodes:
- the LOC108805643 gene encoding ABC transporter C family member 1, which yields MGFEPLDWYCKPVPNGVWSKMVDYAFGAYTPCAIDSFVLGVSHLALLILCLYRIWLTLKDHKLEKFCLRSKLYSYLLALLAAYSTAEPLFRLVMRLSLLDLDGAGFPPYEGFMLGLEALAWGSALVMTVVETKIYIRELRWYVRFAVVYALVGDMVLLNLVLSVKEYYGSFKLYLYISEVAVQVAFGTLLFVYFPNLDPYAGYAPLPAETSEDYEYEELPGGEQICPERHANLFDRIFFSWLNPLMTLGSKRPLTEKDVWHLDTWDRTETLMKSFQMSWEKELEKPKPWLLRALNNSLGGRFWWGGFWKIGNDCSQFVGPLLLNELLKSMQLNEPAWIGYIYAVSIFVGVVLGVLCEAQYFQNVMRVGYRLRSALIAAVFRKSLRLTNEGRKKFQTGKITNLMTTDAESLQQICQSLHTMWSAPFRIIVSLVLLYQQLGVASLIGALFLVLMFPIQTVIISKTQKLTKEGLQRTDKRIGLMNEVLAAMDTVKCYAWENSFQSKVQTVRDDELSWFRKAQLLSAFNMFILNSIPVFVTVVSFGVFSLLGGDLTPARAFTALSLFSVLRFPLFMLPNIITQAVNAKVSLTRLEEVLSTEERVLLPNPPIEHGQPAISIRNGYFSWDSKAERPTLSNINLDVPVGSLVAVVGSTGEGKTSLISAMLGELPAMSDAIVTLRGSVAYVPQVSWIFNASVRDNILFGAPFDKEKYERVIDVTALRHDLELLPGGDLTEIGERGVNISGGQKQRVSMARAVYSNSDVCILDDPLSALDAHVGQQVFEKCIKRELGDKTRVLVTNQLHFLSQVDKILLVHDGTVKEEGTYEELSHSGPLFQRLMENAGKVEEYSEENGEAEADQQSVKQVENGNTNNLQMDGIESKKSKEGNSVLVKREERETGVVSWKVLKRYQDALGGGWVVMMLLICYVLTQVFRVASSTWLSEWTDAGTPKSHGPFFYNIIYALLSFGQVFVTLVNSYWLIMASLYAAKKMHDAMLGSILRAPMVFFQTNPLGRIINRFAKDMGDIDRTVAVFVNMFMGSIAQLLSTIILIGIVSTLSLWAIMPLLVVFYGAYLYYQNTAREVKRMDSVSRSPVYAQFGEALNGLSSIRAYKAYDRMAEINGRSMDNNIRFTLVNMGANRWLGIRLEVLGGLMVWLTASLAVMQNGKAENQQAFASTMGLLLSYALSITSSLTAVLRLASLAENSLNSVERVGSYIETPSEAPLVIENNRPPPGWPSSGSIKFEDVVLRYRPELPPVLHEVSFFISPMDKVGIVGRTGAGKSSLLNALFRIVELEKGRILIDECDIGKFGLMDLRKVLGIIPQAPVLFSGTVRFNLDPFSEHNDADLWESLERAHLKDTIRRNPLGLDAEVTEAGENFSVGQRQLLSLARALLRRSKILVLDEATAAVDVRTDVLIQKTIREEFKSCTMLIIAHRLNTIIDCDKVLVLDSGKVQEFSTPENLLSNGESSFSKMVQSTGPANAEYLRGIVLENKRIREANGDDSSQPLEGQRKWQASSRWAAAAQFALAVSLTSSHNDLQSLEIQDDNSILKRTKDAVVTLRSVLEGKHDKEIDESLTQNDISRERWWPSLYKMVEGLAVMSRLAKNRMQHSDYSLEGRSFDWDNVEM from the exons ATGGGGTTTGAGCCTTTGGATTGGTACTGCAAGCCGGTTCCAAATGGTGTGTGGTCTAAGATGGTTGATTATGCCTTTGGTGCATACACGCCTTGTGCTATTGACTCCTTTGTGCTTGGCGTCTCTCACTTGGCTCTGTTGATTCTCTGCCTTTACCGTATTTGGCTCACCCTAAAGGATCACAAACTAGAGAAGTTCTGCTTGAGGTCTAAATTATATTCCTATCTCCTCGCTCTCTTGGCTGCTTATAGTACTGCCGAGCCTTTGTTTAGATTGGTCATGAGGTTATCACTCTTGGATTTGGATGGTGCTGGGTTTCCTCCTTATGAG GGGTTCATGTTGGGTCTTGAGGCTTTGGCTTGGGGTTCTGCATTGGTCATGACTGTTGTtgaaaccaaaatatatatccGCGAACTTCGTTGGTATGTCAGGTTTGCTGTTGTTTATGCTCTTGTGGGAGACATGGTGTTGTTAAATCTTGTTCTCTCAGTCAAGGAGTACTATGGCAG tttcaaACTGTATCTTTACATAAGCGAGGTGGCAGTTCAG GTTGCATTTGGGACTCTCTTGTTTGTGTATTTCCCTAATTTGGATCCTTACGCTGGTTACGCACCACTGCCGGCTGAAACCTCAGAGGACTACGAGTATGAAGAGCTTCCTGGAGGAGAACAAATATGTCCTGAGAGGCATGCAAATTTATTTGACA GAATCTTCTTCTCATGGTTGAATCCATTGATGACTCTGGGATCCAAACGGCCTCTCACAGAGAAGGATGTGTGGCATCTAGATACTTGGGATCGAACTGAAACCCTTATGAAAAG CTTTCAGATGTCCTGGGAAAAAGAACTAGAGAAGCCCAAGCCGTGGCTCTTGAGAGCATTGAACAACAGCCTTGGGGGAAG GTTTTGGTGGGGTGGGTTCTGGAAG ATTGGAAACGACTGTTCACAATTCGTGGGACCTCTTCTTCTGAATGAGCTCTTAAAG TCAATGCAACTTAATGAACCAGCCTGGATAGGTTACATCTACGCAGTCTCAATCTTTGTTGGAGTG GTATTGGGGGTTCTGTGTGAAGCTCAGTATTTCCAAAATGTGATGCGTGTTGGTTACCGGCTAAGGTCTGCGCTG ATTGCTGCTGTGTTCCGAAAGTCGCTGAGGCTTACTAATGAGGGGCGGAAGAAGTTTCAAACTggaaaaataacaaatttaatgACAACTGATGCTGAGTCGCTTCAG CAAATTTGCCAATCACTTCATACCATGTGGTCGGCGCCTTTTCGCATAATTGTATCACTGGTTCTCCTTTATCAACAACTGGGTGTTGCCTCGCTCATAGGCGCATTGTTCCTGGTTCTTATGTTCCCTATACAG ACTGTTATTATAAGCAAAACGCAGAAGTTAACCAAAGAAGGGTTGCAGCGTACTGACAAGAGAATTGGCCTAATGAATGAGGTTTTAGCTGCAATGGATACAGTGAA GTGCTATGCGTGGGAAAACAGTTTTCAGTCCAAGGTTCAAACTGTTCGTGATGATGAACTATCTTGGTTCCGGAAAGCACAACTTCTGTCGGCG TTCAACATGTTCATCCTAAACAGCATTCCTGTTTTCGTGACTGTTGTATCATTTGGTGTGTTCTCATTGCTTGGAGGAGACCTGACACCTGCAAGAGCGTTTACGGCCCTTTCTCTATTTTCTGTGCTTCGCTTCCCTTTATTCATGCTTCCCAACATTATAACTCAG GCGGTAAATGCTAAGGTATCCTTAACCCGTTTGGAGGAGGTATTATCGACGGAAGAGAGAGTTCTCTTACCAAATCCTCCCATTGAACATGGACAGCCAGCTATCTCAATAAGGAATGGATACTTCTCATGGGATTCAAAG GCGGAAAGGCCAACCTTGTCAAATATCAACTTGGATGTACCTGTTGGCAGCCTAGTTGCAGTAGTTGGCAGTACAGGAGAAGGAAAAACCTCCTTGATATCTGCTATGCTTGGGGAACTTCCTGCAATGTCTGATGCCATAGTTACTCTTAGAGGATCAGTCGCTTATGTTCCACAAGTTTCATGGATCTTTAACGCATCG GTACGTGACAATATATTGTTTGGTGCTccttttgacaaagaaaaatatgaaagggTGATTGATGTGACTGCCCTAAGGCATGACCTTGAGTTACTGCCT GGTGGTGATCTCACGGAGATTGGAGAAAGGGGTGTTAACATAAGTGGGGGACAAAAACAGAGGGTTTCTATGGCTAGGGCCGTCTACTCAAATTCAGATGTGTGCATATTAGATGACCCATTAAGTGCCCTTGATGCGCATGTTGGTCAGCAG GTCTTTGAAAAATGCATTAAAAGAGAACTTGGGGACAAAACTAGAGTTCTTGTTACAAACCAGCTCCACTTTCTATCACAAGTGGATAAAATTCTTCTTGTACATGATGGAACAGTAAAAGAGGAAGGAACATATGAAGAATTGTCCCATAGTGGCCCATTGTTCCAGAGGTTGATGGAAAATGCTGGGAAGGTTGAAGAATATTCAGAAGAAAATGGAGAAGCTGAAGCAGATCAACAATCTGTAAAGCAAGTTGAGAACGGAAACACTAATAATCTGCAGATGGATGGAATCGAGTCAAAGAAATCCAAAGAAGGAAACTCTGTGCTCGTTAAGCGTGAAGAACGTGAAACAGGAGTTGTGAGTTGGAAAGTCCTGAAGAG GTACCAGGATGCACTTGGAGGTGGATGGGTGGTGATGATGCTCCTTATATGCTACGTCTTGACACAAGTATTTCGGGTTGCAAGCAGCACTTGGTTGAGTGAATGGACTGATGCAGGAACTCCAAAGAGTCATGGACCCTTCTTCTATAATATTATCTATGCGCTTCTTTCGTTTGGACAG GTCTTTGTGACGTTGGTCAATTCATATTGGTTGATTATGGCGAGTCTTTATGCAGCTAAAAAGATGCATGATGCTATGCTTGGTTCCATACTAAGGGCTCCAATGGTCttctttcaaaccaatccaTTAGGACGGATCATCAATCGATTCGCAAAAGATATGGGTGATATTGATCGAACAGTTGCAGTCTTTGTAAAcatgtttatgggttcaatagCACAGCTTCTTTCAACTATTATCTTGATTGGCATTGTCAGCACTCTGTCCCTGTGGGCCATCATGCCCCTCTTGGTCGTGTTTTATGGAGCTTATCTCTACTACCAG AACACAGCTCGTGAAGTTAAACGTATGGATTCCGTTTCAAGATCCCCAGTTTATGCTCAATTTGGAGAGGCATTGAATGGACTCTCAAGTATCCGTGCTTATAAAGCATACGACCGCATGGCTGAGATCAACGGAAGATCAATGGATAATAACATCAGATTCACTCTTGTGAACATGGGTGCAAACCGGTGGCTGGGAATCCGTTTGGAAGTTCTGGGAGGTCTCATGGTTTGGTTGACTGCGTCATTAGCCGTCATGCAGAATGGAAAAGCAGAGAACCAACAAGCATTTGCATCTACAATGGGTTTGCTTCTCAGCTACGCTTTAAGTATTACCAGCTCCTTAACAGCTGTGCTGAGACTCGCTAGTCTAGCTGAGAATAGTTTAAACTCTGTTGAGCGTGTTGGAAGTTATATAGAGACACCATCAGAGGCTCCATTGGTCATTGAAAACAACCGTCCACCTCCTGGATGGCCATCATCTGGATCCATTAAGTTCGAAGATGTTGTTCTTCGTTACCGCCCTGAGTTACCTCCTGTGCTTCATGAGGTTTCCTTCTTTATTTCTCCAATGGATAAGGTGGGGATTGTTGGAAGGACAGGTGCTGGGAAATCAAGCCTCTTGAATGCTTTGTTTCGGATCGTGGAGCTGGAAAAGGGAAGGATCTTGATCGATGAATGTGATATTGGCAAGTTTGGACTGATGGACCTACGTAAAGTTCTTGGAATCATACCTCAAGCGCCAGTGCTCTTCTCAG GTACTGTGAGATTCAATCTTGATCCATTTAGTGAACACAACGACGCTGATCTTTGGGAATCTCTTGAGAGAGCACACTTGAAAGATACTATCCGCAGAAATCCTCTTGGTCTTGATGCTGAG GTTACTGAGGCAGGAGAGAACTTCAGTGTTGGACAGAGACAGTTGCTGAGTCTTGCACGTGCATTGTTGCGAAGATCTAAGATACTTGTGCTTGATGAAGCAACTGCTGCTGTTGATGTTAGAACAGATGTTCTCATCCAAAAGACCATCCGTGAAGAATTCAAGTCATGTACTATGCTAATCATCGCTCATCGTCTCAATACCATCATTGACTGTGACAAAGTTCTCGTCCTTGATTCTGGAAAA GTTCAGGAGTTTAGTACACCGGAGAATCTTCTTTCAAACGGAGAAAGTTCTTTCTCGAAGATGGTTCAAAGTACAGGACCTGCAAATGCTGAGTACTTGCGTGGTATAGTGCTTGAAAACAAACGTATCAGAGAGGCTAACGGTGATGATTCATCACAACCTTTAGAAGGTCAGAGGAAATGGCAAGCTTCTTCTCGTTGGGCTGCAGCTGCTCAGTTTGCTCTTGCTGTGAGCCTCACTTCATCTCACAACGACCTTCAAAGCCTCGAGATCCAAGATGATAACAGTATATTGAAGAGAACGAAAGACGCTGTAGTCACTCTACGTAGTGTTCTTGAAGGGAAACACGATAAAGAGATTGACGAGTCTCTTACCCAAAATGATATCTCTAGAGAGCGTTGGTGGCCATCTCTGTACAAAATGGTCGAAG GGCTTGCTGTCATGAGCAGATTGGCGAAGAACCGAATGCAACACTCGGACTACAGTTTAGAGGGGAGATCGTTTGACTGGGACAACGTGGAGATGTAG
- the LOC108853651 gene encoding photosystem I reaction center subunit psaK, chloroplastic: MTSIVMTTLPQFNGLRASKISAAPVQGLATIQPMRRKANGALGAKCGDFIGSSTNLIMVTSTTLMLFAGRFGLAPSANRKATAGLKLEARDSGLQTGDPAGFTLADTLACGTVGHIIGVGVVLGLKNIGAI, from the exons ATGACGAGCATTGTGATGACTACATTGCCTCAGTTTAATGGTCTTCGTGCCAGCAAGATCTCTGCAGCTCCTGTTCAAGGCCTG GCAACTATTCAGCCCATGAGACGCAAGGCAAATGGAGCTTTGGGTGCAAAGTGTGGTGACTTTATTGGTTCATCAACAAATTTG ATAATGGTAACGTCGACAACCCTGATGTTGTTCGCGGGAAGATTCGGACTTGCACCATCAGCGAATAGAAAAGCAACCGCCGGACTTAAGTTGGAGGCACGTGACTCGGGTCTACAAACGGGAGACCCAGCCGGGTTCACGCTCGCTGACACGTTGGCTTGTGGCACCGTTGGTCATATCATCGGAGTAGGAGTTGTCCTTGGTCTCAAAAACATTGGTGCTATTTAA
- the LOC108861885 gene encoding CSC1-like protein ERD4: MEFEAFLLSLGTSAFIFLVLMFLFTWLSRRPGNVSIYYPNRILKGMDPWEGSSLTRNPFTWIREAFTSSEQDVVKLSGVDTAVYFVFLSTVLRIFALSSLLILPILLPLAATDNSIKNTRNEADTTSKGTISQLDNLSMANITRKSSRLWGFLGAVYWISLVTYFMLWKAYKHVSTLRAQALMSADVIPEQFAILVRDIPSPPNGQTQKEFIDSFFRDIYPETFYLSLVITENSKVNKIWKGLEGYKKKLARAEAIFAATSTRPTNKTGLLGLVGEKLDSIEYYTDLINESMAKLETEQKKVLAEKQQTAAIVFFTDRVTAALAAQSLHSQMVDTWTVTEAPEPRQIIWENLKIKFFTRLIRQYLIYFIVAVTILFYMIPIAFVSAITTLDNLQKAIPFIKPVAKITFIRTVLESYLPQIALIIFLAMLPKFLMFLSKSEGIPSRSHAVRASSGKYFYFSVLNVFIGVTLAGSLFDNLKALQQKPNSIVTVLATSLPKNATFFLTYVALKFFVGYGLELSRIKPLIIFHLKKKYLCKTEAEVKEAWYPGDLSYATRVPSDMLILTITFCYSVIAPLILVFGVIYFGLGWLILRNQALKVYVPSYESYGRMWPHIHTRILAALLLFQVVMFGYLGVKLFVWATFLVPLIVTSLIFGFVCRRKFYSGFQHTALEVACRKLKQSPDLEEIFKSFIPHSLSTHKPEDHLFKGAMSRYQDYAAISAA, encoded by the exons ATGGAATTTGAAGCGTTTCTTCTGTCCTTAGGGACATCAGCATTCATCTTCCTAGTTCTCATGTTCCTTTTCACCTGGCTTTCTCGTAGACCCGGAAACGTTTCCATCTACTACCCGAACCGGATCCTTAAAGGTATGGATCCATGGGAAGGCAGCTCCTTGACCCGAAACCCATTTACTTGGATCCGTGAAGCTTTTACTTCCTCTGAACAAGATGTTGTTAAGTTATCCGGCGTCGATACCGCCGTCTACTTTGTCTTCTTGAGCACTG TCCTGAGGATCTTTGCTTTGTCCAGTCTTCTCATCTTACCGATTCTACTCCCTTTAGCCGCTACAGACAACAGTATAAAGAACACAAGGAACGAAGCAGACACCACAAGCAAAGGAACTATTAGCCAACTTGATAATCTATCAATGGCTAACATCACA AGAAAGAGTTCAAGGCTGTGGGGGTTCCTAGGAGCGGTTTACTGGATCTCTCTGGTCACGTATTTCATGTTGTGGAAAGCTTACAAGCATGTCTCTACGTTGAGAGCTCAAGCTCTCATGTCTGCTGATGTAATTCCGGAGCAGTTCGCTATTCTTGTTAGGGATATACCTTCCCCACCTAACGGTCAGACCCAGAAAGAGTTTATCGATTCTTTTTTCAGAGATATATACCCCGAGACATTCTACTTGTCGCTTGTCATAACAGAGAACAGCAAG GTTAATAAAATATGGAAAGGTCTGGAAGGTTACAAGAAGAAGCTTGCACGTGCAGAAGCGATATTCGCAGCGACTAGTACACGACCAACGAACAAAACAGGCTTGCTTGGCCTGGTCGGAGAGAAATTAGACAGCATTGAGTATTATACCGACCTAATCAACGAGTCTATGGCAAAACTAGAGACAGAGCAGAAAAAGGTTCTTGCTGAGAAGCAGCAGACAGCAGCTATTGTGTTCTTCACCGACCGAGTCACTGCAGCGTTAGCCGCTCAGTCTCTACACAGCCAGATGGTCGATACATGGACAGTGACCGAAGCACCCGAGCCTCGCCAGATCATCTGGGAGAATCTCAAGATCAAGTTTTTCACTAGACTAATCAGACAGTACTTGATCTACTTCATTGTCGCAGTAACCATCCTGTTTTACATGATCCCCATCGCGTTTGTCTCCGCAATCACCACTCTTGACAATCTCCAGAAGGCTATTCCTTTCATAAAGCCGGTTGCCAAGATAACTTTCATAAGAACCGTTCTTGAGTCGTACCTTCCTCAGATCGCGCTTATCATCTTCTTGGCGATGTTGCCTAAGTTCCTCATGTTCCTCTCCAAGTCCGAGGGGATACCTTCGCGGAGCCACGCAGTTAGAGCTTCCTCGGGGAAGTACTTTTACTTCTCCGTCTTGAATGTCTTCATCGGTGTAACACTTGCAGGGTCTCTGTTCGATAATTTGAAGGCTCTCCAACAGAAACCAAACTCCATTGTAACCGTTTTGGCTACTAGCCTTCCTAAGAACGCTACTTTCTTCTTGACCTACGTTGCTCTCAA GTTCTTTGTCGGTTATGGCCTCGAGCTGTCACGGATCAAACCGTTGATAATATTCCATCTGAAAAAGAAGTATCTGTGCAAAACCGAAGCAGAGGTCAAAGAAGCTTGGTACCCAGGAGACTTAAGCTATGCTACTAGGGTTCCAAGTGACATGCTCATCCTCACAATCACCTTCTGCTACTCAGTAATCGCTCCTCTAATCCTCGTATTCGGTGTTATCTACTTTGGTTTAGGGTGGCTCATCCTGAGGAATCAG GCGCTGAAAGTGTATGTTCCATCATACGAGAGCTATGGAAGGATGTGGCCACATATTCACACCCGCATACTAGCGGCATTGCTTCTGTTCCAAGTAGTTATGTTTGGTTACTTGGGAGTCAAGCTATTCGTTTGGGCGACCTTCTTGGTTCCTCTCATTGTCACCTCTCTCATCTTTGGATTCGTGTGTCGCCGGAAATTCTACTCAGGGTTCCAACACACTGCTCTCGAGGTGGCTTGCCGCAAGCTGAAGCAGAGTCCGGACCTCGAGGAGATTTTCAAATCTTTCATCCCGCATAGCTTGAGCACTCACAAACCAGAAGATCACCTGTTTAAAGGCGCAATGTCTCGTTATCAAGACTATGCTGCGATATCAGCTGCTTAA
- the LOC130496993 gene encoding uncharacterized protein LOC130496993, whose product MSRLHHSDYPALDLNGDNYLDWAMNTSADLKSKGLGKCIKYGNDTLAYERRRAVLIMKKHLVKDLYDECSYINDPYDLWSRLNTMFFEPLLDESMKEWKALRFQDYESVDDYHFDLMRITYSLKLCGVVITNYDLLSKTRDTIHSKEVLLSQKAKGFTTYYDLLSYLSALEEKKQKRKVNLDKLDYVMEISAEYQCEMIYGDAEEAKKRKFGLMVEGGD is encoded by the exons atgtcgagactccatcactcggattacccagcccttgatctcaatggagacaattaccttgattgggcgatgaacacttcagccgatttaaagtctaaaggacttgggaagtgtatcaaatacggcaatgatacccttgcatatgaaaggcgtagagctgttttgataatgaaaaagcatctcgtgaaggatctgtatgatgagtgcagttacatcaacgatccttacgatctctggtcgagattgaacaccatgttcttcgagccactactagatgagtccatgaaagaatggaaggctctgaggttccaggattatgaatccgtggatgactatcactttgatcttatgagaatcacctatagtcttaaactatgtggtgtagtgataacaaactatgacttgttaagcaagactcgtgacacgatccattcaaaggaagtgttgttatcacagaaggctaaaggtttcacaacctattacgaccttctctcatacctttcagctcttgaggaaaagaagcagaaaaggaaagtcaacctcgacaaactcgactatgttatggagataagtgccgagtatcaatgtgagatgatatacggtgatgctgaagaagctaagaaaagaaaattcgg GTTGATGGTTGAAGGTGGCGATTGA
- the LOC108841370 gene encoding phospholipase A1-Igamma1, chloroplastic → MEKSMIKTPLRKLRRRRTKRSWKLKQKLKLAWKSIKIRVRSHLPGFLLAKKRLTHVKSRNQEPELAQAARRICKISNDATNSLAYLLQLPKYSASDFLDRGDMMTPAASPRENISKAWRELHGSKNWENLLDPLHPWLRREITKYGEFVESVYDSLDFDPLSEFCGSCRYNRNKLFEELGLTRHGYKVTKYIYAMSHVDVPQWFLSSSLGETWSKDSNWMGFVAVSGDRESLRIGRRDIVVAWRGTVTPTEWFMDLRTSKEPFDCKSEHGKNVVKVQSGFFSIYNSKSELTRYNKESASEQTMEEVKRLVKFFKDRGEEVSLTVTGHSLGGALALMNAYEAARDVPELSGNVSVISFGAPRVGNLAFKERMNSLGVKVLRVVNKQDIVPKLPGIVFNKVLNKLNPITSRLSWVYRHVGTQLKLDVFTSPYIKQDSDLAGCHNLEVYLHVLDGFHRKKSGFRVNARRDVASVNKSTDMLLDHLRIPECWYQVAHKGLILNKQTGRWVKPVRAPEDIPSPLSTGPRPIHSL, encoded by the coding sequence ATGGAGAAGTCAATGATCAAAACTCCGTTGAgaaagctaagaagaagaagaacaaaacgaTCCTGGAAACTGAAGCAAAAGCTGAAGCTGGCATGGAAGTCAATCAAGATCCGGGTCAGGTCACATCTACCGGGTTTCTTGTTAGCCAAGAAACGCCTCACGCACGTGAAATCAAGAAATCAAGAACCAGAATTAGCCCAAGCGGCCCGTAGGATCTGCAAAATCTCCAACGACGCCACCAACTCGCTGGCCTATCTCCTTCAGCTTCCAAAGTATTCAGCCTCTGATTTTCTAGACCGCGGCGACATGATGACTCCAGCTGCGTCTCCAAGGGAAAATATCTCCAAAGCGTGGCGTGAGCTTCACGGTTCCAAGAACTGGGAGAATCTTCTTGATCCTCTGCATCCATGGCTGAGGAGAGAGATAACCAAATACGGAGAGTTCGTTGAATCAGTCTATGATTCACTTGATTTCGATCCTTTGTCCGAGTTTTGCGGAAGCTGTAGATACAACAGGAACAAACTCTTTGAAGAGCTAGGTTTAACCAGACATGGTTACAAGGTAACCAAATACATCTACGCCATGTCTCATGTCGATGTTCCTCAGTGGTTCTTGAGCTCATCTTTGGGGGAGACATGGAGCAAAGACTCGAACTGGATGGGGTTTGTCGCTGTGAGTGGAGACAGAGAGTCGTTGAGGATCGGTCGGAGAGACATCGTTGTGGCGTGGCGTGGAACCGTGACTCCTACTGAATGGTTCATGGATCTTAGAACTAGTAAAGAGCCGTTCGATTGTAAAAGTGAACACGGCAAGAATGTGGTCAAGGTGCAAAGCGGTTTCTTCAGCATCTACAACTCCAAAAGCGAGCTCACAAGGTACAACAAAGAAAGTGCATCTGAGCAGACGATGGAGGAAGTGAAGCGGTTAGTGAAGTTTTTTAAGGATAGAGGCGAAGAGGTGAGCTTAACCGTGACCGGTCATAGCCTTGGAGGCGCGTTGGCTCTTATGAACGCTTACGAGGCAGCCAGAGATGTCCCGGAGTTATCTGGTAATGTTTCTGTGATCTCATTTGGTGCGCCTAGGGTAGGTAACTTGGCGTTCAAGGAAAGGATGAACAGTTTAGGTGTTAAGGTGTTGCGTGTGGTGAACAAGCAAGACATTGTCCCTAAACTTCCTGGTATCGTGTTCAACAAGGTTCTCAACAAACTCAACCCCATAACTTCGAGACTCAGCTGGGTCTACAGGCACGTTGGCACGCAGCTTAAGCTCGATGTATTCACTTCGCCTTATATAAAACAAGATTCTGATTTAGCGGGGTGTCATAATCTCGAGGTGTATCTCCATGTTTTGGATGGCTTCCACCGCAAGAaatcagggtttagggttaacGCCAGGAGAGATGTTGCCTCTGTGAACAAGAGCACAGATATGTTGTTGGATCATCTGAGAATACCTGAGTGTTGGTATCAAGTGGCACACAAGGGTCTGATTCTCAACAAACAGACCGGTAGGTGGGTGAAGCCGGTCCGTGCGCCAGAAGACATCCCCTCTCCCTTATCGACCGGACCAAGACCAATTCATAGCTTATGA